In Aegilops tauschii subsp. strangulata cultivar AL8/78 chromosome 3, Aet v6.0, whole genome shotgun sequence, one genomic interval encodes:
- the LOC123497472 gene encoding uncharacterized protein, producing MAASTTTTTTTSSSGGMDKRLMKAATSGTSTSMYAMAALDRSILLGTTPQGNTCLHIFCIYGHEGFCKDVLELEESLIKAVNLDGETPLITAVRNGHVSVASFLLAQHCSVLGLRQAIRQQDVYGFNALHHAIRNGHKDHALELIAAEPALSQAVGKHNESPMYFAVMRNFTQVFEKLMQNPLSASSGGQHGRNCLHAAVKNGDQEFVKIIMKERPELAREADTSKSTPIANAVQYDMVDILQVMLEHDSTLGYLIGNNGLPLLNIAAYRGLVAAAQKLLEHCPDAPYLEPNGSTLLHKAVFFDQPEFVEFVLRTPILRKLVNMQDKNGRTALHLAVARCNPRAVAALLSHVDIDATLLDNKGDIAAWELYSVMKNAKTINWVRMYVTNNSTNHAFQPLYNSKY from the exons ATGGCAGCTagtacaacaacaacaacaacaactagTTCATCAGGAGGAATGGACAAACGGCTCATGAAAGCAGCCACATCTGGTACGTCCACCTCAATGTATGCCATGGCTGCACTAGATCGAAGCATTCTTCTTGGAACAACTCCGCAGGGAAACACCTGCCTTCACATTTTCTGCATTTATGGCCATGAGGGATTCTGCAAGGACGTGCTTGAACTGGAAGAGTCTCTCATCAAGGCTGTAAACTTGGACGGGGAGACACCACTTATTACCGCAGTGAGAAATGGTCATGTCTCTGTGGCTTCTTTTTTACTCGCTCAGCACTGCTCTGTGCTAGGATTGAGACAGGCAATCCGGCAACAAGATGTGTATGGATTCAATGCACTGCACCACGCCATTCGCAACGGCCACAAGGATCATGCACTGGAGTTGATAGCAGCAGAGCCTGCGCTGTCGCAAGCTGTGGGCAAGCACAATGAGTCACCGATGTACTTTGCGGTCATGAGGAATTTTACACAGGTTTTCGAGAAACTAATGCAAAATCCTTTGTCTGCTTCTTCGGGAGGACAACACGGTCGCAATTGTCTACATGCTGCAGTTAAGAATGGGGATCAAG AATTCGTCAAAATAATTATGAAGGAACGTCCTGAATTGGCCAGAGAAGCTGACACATCAAAAAGTACTCCAATAGCAAATGCTGTACAATACGATATGGTTGACATTTTACAAGTAATGCTGGAACATGATTCAACTCTAGGGTATTTAATAGGCAACAACGGTTTACCTCTCCTTAATATTGCGGCATATCGAGGTCTGGTTGCTGCTGCTCAAAAGCTTCTTGAGCACTGCCCCGATGCTCCTTATCTTGAACCAAATGGTTCGACATTGCTGCATAAAGCTGTATTCTTTGATCAACCAGAGTTCGTTGAGTTTGTCCTGAGGACGCCAATACTTCGCAAGCTTGTTAACATGCAAGACAAAAATGGAAGAACCGCTCTGCATTTGGCAGTCGCAAGATGCAACCCTAGAGCGGTTGCTGCTTTATTGTCTCATGTGGATATAGATGCAACATTGCTTGACAACAAGGGTGATATAGCAGCCTGGGAACTGTACAGCGTCATGAAGAATGCCAAGACTATAAACTGGGTACGTATGTATGTTACAAATAATAGTACCAATCATGCATTTCAACCGCTCTACAATTCAAAATATTAA